One Pyrus communis chromosome 13, drPyrComm1.1, whole genome shotgun sequence genomic window carries:
- the LOC137712334 gene encoding uncharacterized protein, producing MSSKQKRRPKEKVHHARSIKPIELTNAFPVALRPYIILVKDVAADGHCDFRAIASLLGYNEDRWVQVRKDLLQELETYSNCYSKLYGSEIRVHELKYALRYFETCENIDRWMTMPDMGHIIASCYGVVLIHLLDVQFPTFSPLRTTPIPLAACKEIAIEFSNHHFVQVFLKSGHPIPPKATNWERYCELWCLEWAASYIARTQ from the exons ATgagttcaaaacaaaaaaggcGACCAAAGGAGAAGGTGCATCACGCTCGTTCAATTAAGCCAATTGAGTTAACTAATGCATTTCCAGTAGCATTGAGGCCATACATTATTCTTGTAAAAGATGTGGCAGCTGATGGACATTGTGATTTCAGGGCAATTGCATCATTATTGGGTTATAATGAGGATAGATGGGTACAAGTGAGAAAAGATTTATTACAAGAGTTAGAGACTTACTCAAATTGCTACTCCAAGCTATATGGGTCTGAAATTAGGGTCCATGAGTTGAAGTATGCATTGAGATATTTTGAAACTTGTGAAAACATTGATCGGTGGATGACTATGCCTGATATGGGCCATATTATTGCATCATGTTATGGTGTGGTACTTATCCACCTATTGGATGTACAATTTCCTACATTTTCACCTCTTAGAACAACACCTATACCACTAGCAGCATGTAAGGAGATTGCCATTGAATTCTCCAATCATCATTTTGTGCAG GTGTTCTTGAAATCAGGTCATCCAATTCCTCCTAAAGCGACAAATTGGGAAAGATACTGTGAACTATGGTGTTTAGAATGGGCTGCTTCGTACATTGCTCGTACACAATAA
- the LOC137713019 gene encoding E3 ubiquitin-protein ligase AIRP2-like — protein MLDYYEQLASRPSYHDSLKVLEADIQHANMLAASIPRSKGGTVLQMKLVYSDLAHIFLFLLQWIDCSSSCLFSSYLNLFHIIVYKVRSDGRSNISSCGRKATISEFYNVILPSLQCLHGDSLEMHITQEEALEMAARKPYGDKIKLSDVDLEREDECGICLVTCTKMVLPNCCHAMCINCYHDWNTRSESCPFCRGSIKRVNSGDLWVLTCGSDVVDTQTVLKEDMLRFYLFINRLPKDLPDALFLTYYEYLI, from the exons ATGTTGGATTACTATGAGCAGCTTGCTTCCAGGCCTTCTTACCATGATTCTCTCAAGGTTCTTGAGGCAGATATTCAGCATGCCAATATGCT GGCAGCTTCCATCCCCCGAAGCAAGGGTGGTACGGTTCTTCAAATGAAATTGGTTTACAGTGATTTGGCACACATTTTCCTGTTTTTGCTTCAGTGGATTGATTGCTCGTCTTCGTGTTTATTTTCAAGTTACTTAAATCTTTTCCACATAATTGTATATAAG GTACGCTCAGATGGGAGATCAAATATCTCTTCATGTGGAAGGAAAGCTACCATCAGCGAATTTTACA ATGTTATATTGCCGTCCCTTCAGTGTCTCCATGGTGATTCATTGGAGATGCATATCACCCAAGAGGAAGCTCTAGAGATGGCTGCGAGGAAACCATATGGGGATAAGATAAAGCTTTCGGATGTGGACTTGGAGAGAGAAGATGAATGTGGCATCTGCTTAGTAACTTGCACCAAAATGGTTTTGCCAAACTGTTGCCATGCAATGTGCATTAACTGCTACCACGACTG GAACACAAGATCAGAATCTTGCCCATTTTGCCGGGGAAGTATAAAAAGAGTGAACTCAGGGGACTTGTGGGTTCTGACCTGCGGTAGTGATGTGGTTGACACTCAAACCGTGTTGAAGGAAGATATGTTGCGGTTCTATCTTTTTATCAACAGACTGCCCAAAGATCTCCCGGATGCGTTGTTCTTAACGTATTATGAGTActtaatttga
- the LOC137713018 gene encoding GDSL esterase/lipase At3g48460-like yields the protein MASSSSPLFTSWQITLITLTTISFLSSSSFPASAVATKQNPTSPFKKIYAFGDSFTDTGNTRSITGPSGFGHVSNSPYGITFFHRPTNRYSDGRLVIDFVTESLSLPYLPPYRVVSSNASADSTHGVNFAVAGSTAIEHEFFVKNNLSLAITPQSILSQLLWFNKFLDKVGGPECKFDDALFWVGEIGVNDYAYTIGSAVPGDTIQKLGVSRVTSFLQALLKKGAKYVVVQGLPLSGCLPLAMTLAPEDDRDSIECVKSVNNQTYSHNLVLQAKLQELRKQFPHAVITYADYWNAHLAVMKNPSQYGFTESFKACCGKSDDPYNFDVFATCGTPSATACKSPSQYINWDGVHLTEAMYKVLSDMFLKGNATHPPFSSLLDMKLHNG from the exons ATggcttcttcctcttctccaCTCTTCACATCTTGGCAGATTACCCTCATTACCCTCACCACCATCTCcttcctctcctcctcctccttccccgCCTCCGCTGtagcaacaaaacaaaaccctacaTCGCCCTTCAAGAAAATCTACGCCTTTGGTGACTCATTCACAGACACAGGCAACACAAGATCCATCACAGGCCCTAGCGGCTTCGGCCACGTCTCAAACTCTCCCTACGGCATCACCTTCTTTCACCGCCCCACCAACCGCTACTCCGACGGCCGCCTAGTCATTGACTTCGTCACCGAGTCACTCTCCTTGCCCTACTTGCCACCCTACCGTGTCGTTTCGAGCAATGCCTCAGCAGACTCAACTCACGGAGTTAACTTCGCCGTCGCGGGTTCCACTGCCATAGAGCACGAGTTCTTTGTGAAGAACAACCTCAGCCTTGCCATCACTCCTCAGTCTATCCTGTCTCAGCTGCTTTGGTTCAACAAGTTCTTGGACAAAGTTGGAGGACCGGAATGCAAATTTGATGATGCACTTTTTTGGGTTGGAGAAATCGGAGTCAATGATTATGCTTACACAATTGGATCTGCTGTGCCAGGTGATACAATTCAGAAGCTTGGGGTCAGTAGGGTTACTAGCTTTCTGCag GCACTGTTAAAGAAGGGTGCCAAATATGTTGTTGTCCAAGGTCTGCCACTTTCAGGCTGCTTGCCGTTGGCGATGACGTTAGCTCCGGAAGACGACAGAGACAGCATCGAATGTGTCAAGAGTGTCAACAACCAAACCTACAGCCATAACCTTGTGCTCCAAGCAAAGTTGCAAGAACTCAGGAAACAGTTTCCCCATGCTGTCATAACCTATGCTGACTACTGGAATGCCCATCTCGCAGTCATGAAGAATCCGAGCCAGTACGGTTTCACGGAGAGCTTCAAGGCCTGCTGTGGGAAGAGCGATGACCCCTACAACTTCGACGTGTTTGCCACTTGCGGCACGCCTTCTGCCACCGCCTGTAAAAGCCCGTCCCAGTACATCAATTGGGATGGAGTTCATCTCACTGAAGCCATGTACAAGGTGCTTTCTGATATGTTCCTAAAAGGCAACGCCACTCACCCTCCTTTCAGTTCCTTGTTGGACATGAAACTGCATAACGGGTGA